The following is a genomic window from Lagenorhynchus albirostris chromosome 2, mLagAlb1.1, whole genome shotgun sequence.
GGTGGAACCATAGCTGGAGAGAAGCCAGCTGGCTCAAGAGCTGGGAACTCCTACAGTGACTTCTACCCCTCTTAATGGAATCTACATCACCCCACACCATCCTGGTCACCTCTGAGAGCTACATGCCAGTGCTTACTAACATCTGTGAGAGAATCAGAGATAAATGAATCTCAGTTTCATCTGAGGAAAGCTCATAGCTTTGTGGAGAGTATAAAACAAGTATATACAAAGCTATAATACAAGGTAAAAGGTGCGTGGGAATTCAGAGGGAGGGATTCCCTCCAGCTGGATGTGCCATTTGGAGGTGAACCTAGAAGGAGGGTAGGATTGGGGCATGTGGATGAGGGGATGGGGTTGGAGGATGAACTGAGTGGAGAAGCAGACACAGGAACTCCCGAGAATATCCAGTTATTAAGCCAGTGTGTGTAGACTTGTGGAAGGTAAGATTTGAAAGGGAATCTGGGATCTGTTTGTAGGGAGCTGGAAATTTGAAGATAAATAGTTTGAACTTTAATTCTGTAGGCAACAGGGAGCCACAAGAGATGtgttgtttttggcttttttgcAAATGCCTCTTAAAATTAATGATTTTACTTGTAGATAACTGAAGACTGACATGCAGTTGTAAGCAATAATACAGAGAGAGCCTGAGTAACTTAGTCTCCCTCGATGGTAatatcttgcaaaactgtagtcaatatcacaaccaggatgttaacattgatacaatccactgctcttattcagatttcccctgTTTTACTTGTACTCATCTGTGTATGCATTTAATGCTatggaattttatcaaatgtataGGTTTGCATATCTAcaaccacagtcaagatacaggaCAGTTCCATCACCATGAGAATCTCTCCTGTTGCCCCTTTACAAGCATACCCACCTTCCTTCCATGCCCCTTCCCTCATCTCTAAGCCCTATTACTAGCACcgtttctataattttatttcaagaatgtttcataaatggaatcatagagtatacAACCTTTGGTgactggctttttttcactcaccATAACTCTCTTGAGATTCATTCAAACTGTAGCCTGTATCAAtagttctctctctctcgctctctgtctctctcttttttttttttggagcagtattccatgatatggatgtaccatagtttaaccattcacctgccAAAGGATGGCTGggttgttttcagtattttactACTATGATTTAAGCTgctgtaaatatttgtgtacaaaaTTCACACATAAAGTTGTGTgcattttgtgtgaacataagttttcatttctctgggataaatacccAAGAGTTCTGGGTATGTATGTTTAGTAGTAGTAGGTATGTATGCTGGGTTGTATGTTTAGTTGCATCATTAATTTTataacaaatgaatatatatatataactaatgtatatatatcatacatattcttttccagattcttttctattataggttattacaagatattcaatatagtttcctgtgctatacagtaggtccttgtttatctactttatatgtagtagtgtgtacctgttaattccaaattcccaatttatccctccctcccttccccctttgaaaaccataagtttgttttctatatctgtgagtctatttctgttttataaataaatacatctgtatcaatttttttaagattccacatataagcgatatcatatgacatttgtctttctctgtctgacttacttcacttagtatgatagtctccaggtccatccatgttgctgcaaatgacattatttcattctttttaatggctgaataatattccactgtctcattgtgcttttaatttgcattcctctagTGGCTTATGATGTTAAAAAACTTTTCATatggttttttgttctttgtatatcttcttcagtgaaatgtctattcatgtcttttgcccattttctaattggacttTGTATTATTGAGTTTTGATAGCTCTTTATTTCTGGCACCCTAGTCATTTGCCAGAAATGTGGCCTGCAAATATAGCTCCCAGTGTACTCCTTCTCTTTCCATTAGTTTTACAAGGTCTTCCAcagaataaaagtttttaattttccttttatttatcaaattttccttttatggacTGTGCTAATGGcatcaagtctaagaactctttccTTAGACTTAAATCCTGAAgatattcttttcaaaaaaacaattttgtatttttacatcTTATGCTTAAGTCCATTtccattttaagataatttttatataaggtgtGAGATTTAAGttgacttttttgtttgcttatttgtttttgtctatggatatccaattgctctagcaccatttgttgaaaagacaacaACAATCCTTCCtgcattgaattgcttttgcacctttatCGAAAATCAGTTGGTTGTATTTGTGTAGGCCTActcctgggttctctgttctgttccattgatctatatgtctatccctTCACCAATATGACACTTCCATGATTATTGTAGCTATATTGTAAGCCTTAATATCAAGAAGAGTGattcttttcactttattcctcttttttcaaaagtgttttagctattctagatACTAtgccttttcatataaattttaggatgaaCTTGTTTATGCCTACAATatccttgctgggattttgacaaGAATTTCATCAAAactgtagatcagtttggagagaactgacatctttactaaGTTGTCTCCTAATCCATGAACACATTGTCTCCTAATCCATGAAcacatctatttaggtcttctttgatttctattattagcattttataattttcagcattCAGACTATTTATGTGTTTTGTAAATTATACACAAAGTATTAACTTTTCTATAGAGTGTAaataatactgtgttttttaaattctggTTTCCATGTATTCTGTTTTACTATGTAAAATCATCCTATTTTCAACCTACCTATGTCATTGAATGTGAAGTGAATTTCTTCTTACTTCAAACACCATACAGTTGGcttgtgtttcttttgtttgttttatccacCCTGCCAAtctgccttttttgttgttgtttttttttttttttttgtggtacgcgggcctctcactcttgtggcctctcccattgtggagcacaggctccggacgcgcaggctcagaggccatggatcacgggcccagccgctccgcagcatgtgggatcttcccggaccggggcacgaacccgtgtcccctgcatgggcaggcggactctcaaccactgcaccaccagggaagccccaatctgcctttttaattggtgtatttacaccatttacatttaaggtgattctTGATATATATGAACTTAAGTAtgcaattttattatttgtttcctggttttcctctgtttctcttttatcaTCTTCCTGTGGGTTACTGGAATGTTTTATAGGActctattttgatttatttttagtgtGTTTGAGTATATCTCTTTGTATAGAAAATTATTGCTTTGGGTATTACAATATGCATATATGACATCATAATCTATTACCATTTGAGTGAAGTATGAAAACCTTACTTCTATTCAGGTCCCTTTGCCTTCCCCAATTTTTAATATCATTGCCATGAGTATCAggtgttataatttttgttttgatcATCATGATTGTAAAAACTTATGAGAAGAAGGATTGTCTATCATATTTactcctactttttcttttacctATCTTGatattttactttcctttatGAAGTTCcaaattatcttttcctttctgtttataaAACTTCCTTTAGCCACTCTTTAAGGGTAGGTTTGTTAGCAacagattttcttagtttttctcaTCTGAACATGTCTTTTTTCATGAAGGACCATTTTTGGATATAGAGTTTgcagttgacagttcttttctttcagcacttgaaaaatgtcaTGCCATTTCCTTTGGCATCTGTGGTTTCAGATGAGATATCTGCCATCATCTGAAATAATGTTCCTCTGACaggtaatatattatttatttctagctgctttcaagaatttttctttgtgttcagtTTTCAGAATTcaattatgtgtcttggcatggatTTCCTTGGAATTATCCTGGTGGGGTTTGCTCAGCTTCTTGGAACTGTAAGTTTGtgtctttcaccaaatttgggagATTTTCAGCTGTAATTTCTTCCCATACTCATTTagactttttttcctctccttatgGGACTCTGATGATACAAATATTGGGATTTTGGTTACTGTACCACAGGTCCTTGagactctgttcatttttttccccagtctattttctctctattGTTTATAttgagtaaattttattttttatcctccctcaagttcactgattcatCCAATGTCATCTCCATTATACTATCAAGACCattcagaaagtttaaaaaatttctattattgtatttttcagttccatAATTTCCATTTAGatcctttttatacattttatttctttgctgaacttttattttattttatattggagtatagttgattaacaatgtgatagtttcaggtttacagcaaagtgactcaattatacatatacatgtatctattctttttcaaattcttttcccatttaagttattacagagtattgagcagagttccctatgctatacagtaggtccttattggttgtctattttattttttatttttaaaaatatttatttattttaggctgtgtcgggtctccgttgctgcacgtggggtttctctagttgcagagagcaggggctactctttgttgcggtatgtgggcttctcattacagtggcttctcttgttgtggagtgcaggcactaggtgcacgggcttcagtagttgtggcatgcaggctcagtagttgtggctcatgggctctagagtgcaggctcagtagttgtggcgcacgggcttagttgttccatggaagtgggatcttcctggacaagggatcgaacccatgtcccctgcattggcaggcggattcttaaccactgtgccaccagggaagtccctggttgtctattttaaatatagcagtgtgtacatgtcaatcccaaactctcagtttatccctccccaccccacccttcccctcagtaaccataagttcattttctaagtctgtgagtctgtttctgttttgtaaataagttcatttagtatcattttttttaagattccacatataagcaatatcatatgatatttgtctttctctgtctgacttacttcacttagtatgataatctccagttcCATCCAcagtgctgcaaatggcattctttctttctttttaatggctgaataaatagtccattgtatatatgtagcatatcttccttatccattcatctgttgatggacatttaggttacttccatgtcttggctactgtaaacagcgctgcaatgaacacaggagtgcatgtatcctttcaaactatgtttttctccagatataagccctgtagtgggattgctggatcatacgctagctctatttttagtttcttaaggaacctccatactgttcttcatagtggctgtaccaatttacattcccaccaacagtgtaggagggttcccttttctccacaccctttccagcatttactgtttgtagactttttgatgatgcccattctgactggtgtgaggtgatatctcattgtagttgtgatttgcatttctctaattaattagcgatgttgagcatattttcatgtgcctcttggccatctgtatgtcttctttggagaaatgtctatttaggtctttgctgaatgtttttattttttatttgtttcaagaaAATTTGTAAGTGCCTGTTGAAGTATTcttatgatggctgctttaaagtctttgtcagataattccaacatctgtttCATCTCAGTGTTAGTTTCAATTAATTGTCTTTTCTCCCTGATATATCTCCAAACTCTGGATCCTAACTAGCCAATATTTGCTCCAGAACTCTGGTCTggccctttcctctttttttaattaattttttttttttttttttttttttttttgccgtacgcgggcctctcactgttgtggcccctcccgtcacggagcacaggctctggacgcacaggcccagtggccacggctcacaggcccagccgctccgcggcatgtgggatcctcccggaccggggcacaaacccatgtcccctgcatctgcaggcggactctcaaccactgcaccaccagggaagcccttaaattaatttttattggagtatagctgttttacaatgtagtgttggtttctgctgtatggcaaagtgcaTCACTTATACATGtagcaagggggaagggggggtgggatatACTGGAAGATTgagattggcatatatacactactacatataaaatagataactaatgagaacctactgtaaagcacacggaactctactcagtgGCCCATTTCTTTGACACTTCTGGCCCAGCACAGTGCTGGTTCCCTGGGCTAGGGCTCTTAAGGTTAAGATATTTTATACTGGCTTTTGAGGTGCAAGACTTGGTTTGGATGTAGAAGCTATGGTTTCAAATTTTCATCATTCCTTGTGAATTCTATTTATGATCTCTTAATTTCATCTCTCTGGCATTTGAAGGatttagctttgtaatatatatttccacactccctagttttttttttttttttttttttgcggtacgcgggcctctcactgttgtggcctctcccgttgcggagcacaggctccggacacgcaggctcagcggccatggctcacgggcccagctgctccgcggcatgtgggaccctcccggaccagggcacgaatccgcgtcccctgcatcagtaggcggactctcaaccactgcgccaccagggaagccccctcctagcttttttcttcttcttcttcctcctcctccaccttctgcttctcatcttctttttgggcatttctttgttttaaatgtctTGCCTGCAGAGGCATCTTCATTTATCTTCCATATCAGTGTTTTCAGgagcctctttccttttttttttatgtttaaaacatgtattttttcgtttttagttgttttctttttactgtaaaaaacaaatgtgcattataaaaattggaaaaatctaAAAAGCGGTGGAGAAAAAGACACCCGTACCCCTCAAGGAACAGTTATTTTCAAACAGAAGACGAGGCTGAGGGAGAGAAGAGTAAGCTTGGTCAGGAGTCGGGGCATGACGTAGCCTCTgaggttcagtttcctcatcaccAAAATGAAGGGCTTGGCTAGATGATCCTCAGGCTACTTTCAATGTTATGAATGACTTAGTGATGGGACATGACTGTCTTCAAATGGCTGAAAGGATGTAAAGTTATCCAAGGGAGCAGATTGATCAATGCAGTTCCAGACTCCAGAAGATGAAACTAGAATCAGTGGGTGGAGAGACAGGTAAACTAAGAAAACTTCACTGATAATTAGAACTACGCCCCAATATAGAGGACAACTTGTCAAGCACCAAGTAGCCTGCTCTGGGATAAACCGATGCCTGTCAGTTTCAGTTTCCAGAGCCTCTTTTCTagtctttctcatttctaaatacTTTGTAGTTGCCCTAATTTCAACAGACAGAGTGATTCTTGTGGTTTAGGAGGAATGTGAAAAGATTTCATTAATGCTTAGAATTCTCACCCTACTTCCCCCCTGACCCAAGTTCTTCTATCAACTTATTTACCCCCAAACCTGCTATGTTTTCCAGACTGAAATCTGCTCTTCTTTGGATTAAATAAAAAGATCATTGCCACTTCCAAAAAGCCACTCTTAAAATACTCAAAGACTACAGGATTATGTGTATACAGACTTCTGTATTACTATGTGAAGGTCAAAGCTGTCATTTACGTTACCTATTGCATTCTATATGCCTTCTAATTAGTCTTCAGGCAGTAGCTCCTTAAATCCTCCCCACAATTCTTTCTCACAGGTATCAGTTCCCCTTCTACAGAAAAGTAATTTCTCCAGGACCCCGCAGCTCAAAGGCATATTAAGATGTactcaaaagaaggaaaagggaaaaaacccacaaacattCTAAACCTAGTTTTCTGCCTCTAAAACGTGTGCTCTTGATCTCTACCTAACACGCATGAGCTTTTGGGtaagaaaaaaaagctataaaCATGTTTTCACTAGTGAGTAAAATATAgtgtatcagggcttccctggtggcgcagtggttgagagtccgcctgccgatggggacacgggttcgtgtccctgtccgggaagatcccacatgctgcggagcggctgggcccgtgagccatggcctctgagcctgcgcgtccggagcctgtgctccgcaacgggagaggccacaacagtgagaggcccgcgtaccgcaaaaaataaaaaataaaaaaaataaatatatacacacatatatgtatatagtgtaTCAGCTTAATGACACAGAATGATAAtaccagaaaaagaacaagacTTGGAGTGAGGAGAACTAGGTTTGGGCCTAGGTTTGTCATTTATGAGCCCTGTAGCCTTGAACAAGTAATTTTACCTGCTGCATTCGTTTTCTTTTcgtttgctgtgtaacaaactaccacaaattttgtggcttaaaacGACTCCCAACCACAGAACCCACAATTCTGTAAGTCGGAAGTCTGGATGGGCTCCACTGGATTCTCTGCTTAATTaaggctaaaatcaaagtgttggcggTCTGATCTTATGCGCAGTTTGCAGAGAAGAATCCGCTTTCAAGTTCATTTAGGTTGTTGGGAAAATCTGGTTGCTAGCGCTGCGGTCCGTGTTTTCTTATTGGCTGTCAGCCAGGGGTCGCTCTCTGCTCCTAGAAGGCTGCCCATATTCCAGTCTCGAGTCTCTTGTGAGGATTTTGTGATGATGACTAAATGAGACGTATTGTACACAGAGTGATGATGGATGTGATAGCTGCTTAATGTCGCTGGGTGTAAAGGATACCCCTCAACCCTTAAACACAGCACATGTCTATACAACAGGAAATCCTACCGGGGGCAGGTTCCGAAGTCTCTTGTAACAGAAGAGACTTCTGTTGGTCTTCCCCTACAAAGACAGAAACTGGGTTTTGCGCCGGACAAATGTTTACTAAGTGAAGTGGATGAGATGCGGTGAAGTGTCTGGCACCAGTAGTGGGAAGAATTCTAACTGGCCATTCCACAGTGAAAAGAAGGTGGCGAGGCTTGGGAAAGGCTAACCCCGCAGGGGGCAAAAGAACAGAAGTGGTGAGGAATGCAGTAGGTGAGAAATGCCTGCATCGCCAGCGCTGTAAGCAGAGCCCCCTCAATGGGCGGGCACCTGTGAACTCAGGAccgcctcccacccccgcccccgtccGGGCTGTGGGTACCCGTGTGGGGGACGCCGGGGGGACTGCGTGGGGGGTGCGTCTGGGCTCGGTCAGCCCCTCATAGCCCAATCCCCCCTCCGTGAGCCATGCAAGTGGAGTCTCCCAGTCTGCGCCCCCTGGCTCTGGCTAACCAGCCTCAGTCCCCCCGTTGGAGCATTTCGCCCCGAGCTTCCGAGCGCACTGGTTGCCAGCTGCAGCTCGGAGCTTGGTTACGCAATTACTTGCCGCCGCTGCGACCGCGGCCAAAGCCCACCCCGGCAAGGAGTGAATTTGCCGCGAGGTTCCCGCCTCGGAAAGAGGTAAAAGCTATCTTCCGCCTTTTTTTTTCGGGCACATGAATGCGCGGCATAGCGGGCGAACCAGCCTGGGTTATCGTGGGGGTGGAAACCGGTGGGTGCGTTGTCAGGGAAGCGGGTACCTGGGGACAGTTGCTTCAGGTAAGGGGTCTCTGTTAGCTTCACGAATCCTGGACTCTGTGGGCTCCCTTGGCGCCCCTCGCTGCCCCCGTGACCACACCCTGGATCGCGATGTCTGCAGCAACCTAACCTTGCCCGCAGTAATCGATCCATGTCAGAGACGCGCACAATTTTTCATACCGAAGGAGAGAAGACAACGAGGGCTTATTTGGGGAGAAAATGTTTGGTAACATAGCTCAGACGTGCGTGTTTTAAGGGTTGGCAAGTTGTCCGTTATTGCGGCCTTCTGTAGAGTGGAGTAGTGTGgcgtgaaaaataaaaatgggtgcATAGCCACCGCGAAAGTAACAGTAAGGTATCATTGGAAGAGGTGCGGGGCGAGACTGCCCTCCTCCCCGCCCGCATTGCCTTCCGTAGGTGCGTGGGGTTGGTGGCTGGCTCGCcgcagagaagggaggagggaagtgggaggagggtggggttAGGGAGCGAGATGAGGCAgacacccctcccacctccccccgtACCCCCGCCCCCAGTCCCCAGGGAGCGGCGGGCCAGGCAGGCGCTGCGACAAAACACCATTCCGGGTTAGACTCCCATCGCtcactcttcctctctttctctcttcctgcctAGGCGTCCCTCACTGCTGGCCAAGTGCCAGAGAAGGTGTGCACGCATCTCCCCGCCAAAACCCAACCATGGGCAACTCCTGCTTTGGCCTCAAGGAACGGCTGATGAAGCGGCTGCGGCCTCTGCCTACCGTGATCGTCATCCGTACCTGCCTGCCCCAGAGGAGGAGCAGAGATTTCCGCGTGGTGGTGCTCGGCTCGGCCGGCGTGGGCAAGAGCGCGCTGGTGCAGAGGTGGGTGCGCGGCAACTTCCGTGAGGCGTACCTGCCGACCATCGAAGATACCTACCGCCAGGCGCTGGGCTGCAGCCACAAGGCGGGTGCACTGCACATCACCGACACCACCGGCGGCCGCCGCTACCGGGGCCTGCAGCGCCTCGCCATTGCCAGGGGTCACGCCTTCATCCTGGTCTACTCCGTCACCAAGAAGCAAACCCTGGAGGAGCTGAAGCCCCTCTTTGAGCTGATCCGTCAACTCAAAGGCAACAACCCGCAAAAGTGCCCCATCATCCTGGTGGGCAACAAGTGCGATGAGAGCCCCCGGGAGGTGAGCGAGAAGGAAGGTGCTGCCTACGCGTCGGAGTGGAATTGCGCCTTCTTGGAGACCTCCGCCAAGATGAATATCAATGTGCAGGAGCTGTTCCAGATGCTGATAAACTTCGAGAAGaagcccgccgccgccgccggcgccCAGCCTCCCCAGAAGAAATCCCAGATCCCCAAGACCGCCGAGAAGCTGCTGGGCAAGTGCATCATCATGTGAACCCTGAGCCTTAAGGAGCCCGACCCTCTTCTCCTTCAGTGTGCCGAAAACATGGACCAACCCCATTGTGCTGTGTCACCTGTACACGACTGACTTTTGTGCTGTGGTTTGGGTTGTAACAATTAGATGTCAATAAATGTCCCCTGTGAGTTAGtaacttttcttttccccagGCAAGAGAACTCGAATTGTTAAAATATGGACattggaggaggagaggaaaaggaacaggATGCATTTTAAAGGATGGGACTTGGACGGACTTTAGAGATTAATGTTtgaaaaagagaatggaaatagCAAAATGAATTGAAAGATGTCACTACCCTTCTTGTAATCCTATTATTGTGTATTATTCTTAAACATTTCGAGTCCTGTAAATGTCTGATCATATCTTCCCATTGTGTATTTAATTGTTAAGAGATGTTTTTGCAACAAAATCTCTGACAGATGACTGTGAGACAGATACTAaacatcataaataaatgaatgttctaTAGTTGAGCGTTGAGGGTGGGAGCAGAGAAAATTGTGATAGTGGAACTTGCTTACTAAATATGTACCAATTGTTTcctaagtcatttaaaaatgtttgagtATTCTAcactgcagtttaaaaaaattgtaacagTTCCGTGACTTAATAAAGCTTTTCCTGCATGCAATCAGctgtaataatttctttttcactgaacaacaacaaaaatcacccATTGCATTACCCATTACCCATTGCCAGTCACATCTGGAGAAGATTTCTATAAGAATTTTTCACACTGATGCCCCTGCCCTCTTGAAATTAGCCAGTTTGGGGTGGGGCTGGTTCATGGGTCCCTGCAATGCAGAGCTGGTTTGTATCCATCACCTTTCCTGGACTGACATCCAGAAGAACTCCAGGCATCTTTGAAGAGGGTGCTTGCTCATTCTGCTGCTGTCTTGGAGGTAGGTGGTGAAAAGCAAACCTTGGCCTTTGGCTGCCTCAGAAGTCTTTCCTCAACAAGTATTGGGTATAGGGAATGGGGAGTGGATGGAAGGTAAGGGGAGAAACAGGTGGGATTTGAAATCTGAGAAACTTCTCCTTAAGAGAGTTTTTTAAAGACTCCTATTTGAACATAATTTTTTGAGTGAGGGAATCCATATCTATACATGTTCTTGTTttcaagtgttttttgtttttgtttttttttttcagttaaggggaagaggagaggcttttagtctggtggggtttttttccccataaaatatCCCTTATTggataagtatttattgaacaacttaaatgtgttttttttttaaatggcttcttATAACTTGATTTTTAGGGGAGAAGTACATTGTTGAGAAGGAATCATAAACATCTGTCTCGTAGTAGAGTCAGAGTTTTGAGCTTAGAAAATTCATTCAGTAGATCcttttaaatagttatttaaaaattttcctgttcattttcaaaGCAATTATTCTCAACCACTAGAAAATACCTAAATAATTCTTCCATATTGCTTTTTAAtgtagtctatttttaaaaaaatatttcttagctAACATCCCAAATGGagtaattccatttctaaaagaaaacactCTATCTTGGCTATTTTCCAGGTGAATTTtccttgaaaaaatatatgcattcatTGTTGTTCTTTGTAGATGAGCAAAGGGATTACTAAGTGGCAAATACTATCCTTTagaaaggggaaggaggagattTAATGTTGCAAGTAATGcttagtaaaaaatatttttaaattatagcaaaTATATATACAGTCTATCTACATGCCAATGTTTCTACATTACATTAGAGCAAATATTTATATACTCTTTCTACATGTCAATGTtctacattatattatttaatcctcacaacaatccaatGAAGCAGATACTGTTATGCCCATTTGGCAGACAGATAAATGTTACAAaaccagtaagtgacagagccaacATTTAAAGCCAGGTGTTCTGCTCCAGAGTCAGTGCTCTTAACCACCATGATGTACTTCCCTTCTAAGATGACTAGTCCAAGGACAAGTGAATTgacttttctgttctctatttgtGCTATACAGATGTGGAAAAGGAAGCTTTCTCAGAGCCTCCCTAGAATCCAGAAGGG
Proteins encoded in this region:
- the DIRAS3 gene encoding GTP-binding protein Di-Ras3 isoform X2 codes for the protein MGNSCFGLKERLMKRLRPLPTVIVIRTCLPQRRSRDFRVVVLGSAGVGKSALVQRWVRGNFREAYLPTIEDTYRQALGCSHKAGALHITDTTGGRRYRGLQRLAIARGHAFILVYSVTKKQTLEELKPLFELIRQLKGNNPQKCPIILVGNKCDESPREVSEKEGAAYASEWNCAFLETSAKMNINVQELFQMLINFEKKPAAAAGAQPPQKKSQIPKTAEKLLGKCIIM
- the DIRAS3 gene encoding GTP-binding protein Di-Ras3 isoform X1 — its product is MALVSILPVSATVNYGVPHCWPSAREGVHASPRQNPTMGNSCFGLKERLMKRLRPLPTVIVIRTCLPQRRSRDFRVVVLGSAGVGKSALVQRWVRGNFREAYLPTIEDTYRQALGCSHKAGALHITDTTGGRRYRGLQRLAIARGHAFILVYSVTKKQTLEELKPLFELIRQLKGNNPQKCPIILVGNKCDESPREVSEKEGAAYASEWNCAFLETSAKMNINVQELFQMLINFEKKPAAAAGAQPPQKKSQIPKTAEKLLGKCIIM